A section of the Paenibacillus odorifer genome encodes:
- a CDS encoding Zn-dependent hydrolase — MQLQKIFVNGERLKNTIEAFADYGRTDKNGVTRLSLTEEDIKVREYFRACCEELGMSVKMDDMGTMYATLAGETSGPPIVIGSHMDTVKKGGRFDGVLGVIAGLEVVRTLVDHGIKPKVPVTIMNFTNEEGARFEPSMMASGVLSGKFDKSVMLNKKDPAGISFGEALEKSGYKGEMSNRITEATAYLELHIEQGPVLEKEELAIGLVNCVVGMACYEIEVTGESDHAGTTPMAMRKDALFAATDLIIELRSKLGALDSELVYTMGRMNVLPNIHTVIPNKVIFTIEARHKDMEIVREVEAIINGLPEQLLDCEVSKTKLWGRDTVWFDQNVCDLVEQAAQTLGYSSRKIASGAGHDAQFVASFLPSAMVFVPSVNGKSHCEEELTSYEDCEKGVNVVLETVMLLLSR, encoded by the coding sequence ATGCAGCTGCAAAAAATATTCGTGAACGGTGAGAGACTGAAGAATACAATCGAGGCATTTGCCGATTATGGGCGTACAGATAAAAATGGCGTGACCCGATTATCGCTGACCGAAGAGGATATTAAAGTTCGGGAGTATTTTCGTGCCTGTTGTGAAGAGCTCGGAATGTCTGTGAAGATGGATGATATGGGGACGATGTATGCCACATTGGCAGGCGAAACTTCCGGGCCTCCGATTGTGATTGGCTCGCATATGGATACTGTGAAAAAAGGGGGCAGATTCGATGGCGTCCTAGGGGTTATCGCGGGTCTAGAGGTTGTGCGGACGCTTGTAGATCACGGGATTAAGCCGAAGGTTCCGGTGACGATTATGAATTTTACGAATGAAGAGGGGGCACGTTTTGAGCCATCGATGATGGCCTCTGGTGTGCTATCCGGAAAGTTTGATAAAAGTGTTATGTTGAACAAAAAGGATCCAGCGGGCATTAGCTTTGGTGAAGCGCTGGAGAAGAGTGGATATAAGGGAGAAATGAGCAATCGTATCACCGAAGCCACCGCTTATTTGGAGCTTCATATCGAGCAAGGACCTGTTCTTGAAAAAGAGGAGCTGGCGATTGGGCTGGTTAACTGTGTAGTTGGTATGGCCTGTTACGAGATTGAGGTGACGGGAGAATCTGATCATGCGGGCACAACCCCCATGGCGATGCGCAAAGATGCTTTGTTTGCTGCCACAGACCTGATTATTGAGCTGCGGAGCAAGCTGGGGGCGCTCGATTCCGAGCTTGTGTATACCATGGGCAGAATGAATGTGCTTCCTAATATCCATACCGTCATTCCCAATAAAGTGATTTTCACCATTGAAGCCAGACATAAAGATATGGAGATTGTGCGTGAAGTGGAAGCCATTATTAACGGTTTGCCAGAGCAACTGCTGGATTGTGAAGTAAGCAAAACTAAGCTTTGGGGCCGAGATACGGTGTGGTTTGATCAGAATGTGTGTGATTTGGTGGAGCAAGCGGCTCAAACCTTAGGTTATTCCAGTCGAAAGATCGCAAGTGGTGCAGGGCATGATGCACAGTTCGTAGCCAGCTTTCTGCCATCCGCAATGGTGTTCGTGCCTAGCGTGAATGGTAAAAGCCATTGTGAAGAGGAACTAACCTCTTATGAAGACTGCGAAAAAGGGGTAAATGTAGTGTTAGAAACAGTGATGTTGTTATTATCAAGATAG
- the ald gene encoding alanine dehydrogenase, producing the protein MIIGVPKEIKNNENRVAITPAGVVSLITEGHQVLVEAGAGVGSGFPNEEYVSAGAQLIEDAAKVWSSAEMVMKVKEPLATEYPYFRPGLILFTYLHLAPEPALAAALKDKGVFAIGYETVVHGRTLPLLTPMSEVAGRMSVQLGAQFLQKNYGGQGILLSGVPGVSRGKVSIIGGGVVGTNAAKMAIGLGADVTIVDLSAERLRQLDDIFGAQINTLISNPYNIAKAVAEADLLVGAVLIPGAKAPKLVTEEMVKTMKPGSVIVDVAIDQGGIVETIDRVTTHDNPVFVKHGVLHYSVANMPGAVPKTSTIALTNVTVPYALQIANKGVIKAIQDNDGLRSGVNVANGRITCQAVAEALGETPYSVEQAMEQTFTLI; encoded by the coding sequence ATGATTATCGGAGTACCTAAAGAAATTAAAAACAATGAAAATCGTGTTGCCATAACCCCTGCGGGTGTAGTTAGTTTAATTACTGAAGGTCATCAAGTGCTCGTAGAAGCTGGAGCCGGTGTTGGCAGCGGATTTCCTAACGAAGAGTATGTCTCTGCCGGAGCACAACTGATTGAGGATGCAGCAAAAGTCTGGAGCTCCGCTGAAATGGTGATGAAGGTAAAAGAACCATTGGCAACGGAGTACCCCTATTTCCGTCCAGGCCTTATTCTATTTACGTATCTTCATCTTGCTCCAGAGCCTGCCTTGGCTGCTGCGCTTAAAGACAAAGGTGTCTTTGCGATCGGATATGAGACGGTTGTTCATGGACGCACCTTGCCGCTGTTAACACCGATGAGCGAAGTAGCTGGCCGGATGTCCGTCCAATTGGGAGCGCAGTTCCTGCAAAAGAACTACGGCGGACAAGGTATTCTTCTTTCCGGTGTTCCTGGCGTTAGCCGAGGTAAAGTGAGTATTATTGGCGGCGGTGTAGTAGGTACTAATGCAGCTAAAATGGCTATTGGCTTAGGTGCAGATGTTACGATAGTTGACCTCAGTGCGGAGAGACTACGTCAATTAGATGACATTTTTGGAGCACAGATCAATACGTTGATCTCTAACCCTTATAATATTGCCAAAGCAGTGGCTGAAGCGGATCTGCTGGTAGGTGCCGTGTTAATTCCGGGTGCCAAAGCACCGAAGCTGGTTACTGAAGAAATGGTTAAGACTATGAAGCCGGGATCAGTGATCGTTGACGTGGCCATTGACCAAGGTGGCATTGTAGAAACCATCGACAGAGTGACGACACATGATAATCCCGTGTTTGTGAAACACGGCGTGCTGCATTATTCCGTGGCTAATATGCCGGGCGCTGTTCCTAAGACCTCAACTATTGCCTTAACAAATGTTACAGTTCCATATGCCCTGCAAATTGCCAATAAAGGTGTGATCAAGGCGATTCAGGATAATGACGGCCTAAGAAGCGGCGTGAATGTAGCCAATGGCAGAATCACCTGCCAAGCTGTTGCCGAAGCGTTGGGTGAGACACCTTATTCGGTTGAGCAAGCCATGGAGCAGACATTCACATTGATCTAA
- a CDS encoding PucR family transcriptional regulator produces MKDKDPLFDRFFDSMESLADAISESLQSQVTIEDSNHHVIGYSSHEFESDSARISTIIGKRVPNAVIIGLRKKGIMQQLESAAHPIRIPAVLEVGLGPRLAICIKHQKEILGYIWVVDTGNLVEGHAENIVEKAAGIVGRYLLKQRGWKTKQDKTHEDFFWKLITSHYDNEANIKKDAEFWSILLPEKYYISVFESDKVIDDHLILRFRQVMASYSGLQLLFLTAEHNRLIILFSFSFVIEGAGGLSSFLHKTMEDMYKSEGCTLAAGCSLDYTEYMSAAIAYWEAVSIVEIKKLLPFHGRELLLYEEIGFWAYIPAIMEQKRSRIRKSPLLYPLKEHDREHKSDFLKTIAVYLSLSGNLKESAAFLHIHTNTLLYRLNRIAEITGKSLKDTGYRTSIFLDILTEETRQLNQWFVDAWES; encoded by the coding sequence GTGAAAGATAAAGATCCATTATTTGATCGTTTTTTCGACAGTATGGAATCATTGGCAGATGCGATAAGTGAATCGCTACAGTCTCAAGTTACCATCGAGGACAGCAATCATCATGTGATTGGCTACAGCTCGCATGAATTTGAGAGTGACTCCGCGCGGATTTCAACGATTATCGGGAAGCGTGTACCTAACGCTGTGATTATTGGCTTGCGCAAAAAAGGGATTATGCAGCAGCTGGAGAGCGCGGCACATCCCATTCGAATTCCTGCGGTGCTGGAGGTGGGACTTGGCCCCCGGCTGGCCATTTGTATTAAACATCAGAAGGAAATTCTCGGGTACATATGGGTAGTAGATACAGGCAACCTGGTAGAAGGGCATGCCGAAAATATCGTTGAGAAAGCGGCAGGTATCGTAGGTCGTTATTTACTTAAGCAGCGAGGCTGGAAAACGAAGCAGGACAAAACGCATGAGGATTTTTTCTGGAAGCTGATTACCTCCCACTACGACAACGAAGCAAATATTAAAAAGGATGCGGAATTTTGGTCCATTCTTTTGCCGGAAAAATATTATATTAGCGTGTTTGAGAGTGACAAGGTAATCGATGATCATTTAATACTCCGGTTTCGGCAGGTTATGGCTTCTTATTCTGGCCTGCAATTATTATTTCTGACGGCTGAGCACAATCGGCTGATTATTTTGTTTTCCTTCAGCTTTGTGATCGAGGGGGCGGGTGGATTATCTTCATTCCTGCATAAAACAATGGAGGATATGTATAAGAGTGAAGGCTGCACACTGGCTGCTGGCTGTAGTCTCGATTACACTGAATATATGTCCGCGGCTATTGCCTATTGGGAAGCGGTATCCATTGTGGAGATCAAAAAGCTGCTGCCTTTTCATGGGCGGGAGCTGCTATTGTACGAGGAGATTGGATTTTGGGCATATATACCGGCTATTATGGAGCAAAAGCGCAGTCGAATTCGTAAAAGCCCGTTGCTATATCCGCTAAAAGAACATGATCGCGAGCATAAAAGTGATTTTCTCAAAACCATCGCTGTCTATTTATCATTAAGCGGCAATTTAAAGGAATCCGCGGCTTTTTTACATATACACACTAATACATTGCTTTATAGATTAAACCGAATCGCAGAGATTACGGGCAAAAGCTTGAAGGATACGGGTTATCGGACTTCTATTTTCCTCGATATTTTGACGGAAGAAACACGGCAGCTTAACCAATGGTTTGTCGATGCCTGGGAATCATGA
- the hflX gene encoding GTPase HflX encodes MEQIREKAIIVGVQLQNETNFAYSMEELSNLAAACDLEVVGELSQKASRINPSHYIGTGKIEELSALLEAHDAPIVIFNDELSPSQIRNLESALDRQVIDRTILILNIFAERAKTKEAQLQVEVAKLQYMLPRLTGLRESLGRQGGGAGLKNRGAGETKLELDRRRIEERITALQVELQQQVARRQIQRKQRHKNEVPVVCLVGYTNTGKSSLMNVMVETYHPGSNKQVFAKDMLFATLETSVRSIELPDHKTFLLTDTVGFVSQLPHHLVKAFRSTLEEVTEADLLIHVVDISDPQHQQHMAVTDETLKALGADQIPTIYAYNKADLTDLPYPQIEGDNVYLSAKQNSGMAELTALIRSHVFTDYVQCEILVPFDRGNVVSYFNEHAHVQSTSYEETGTRLELECRKSDFEKFRNDFIEL; translated from the coding sequence ATGGAACAAATACGAGAAAAAGCAATTATAGTCGGTGTCCAGCTTCAGAACGAAACGAATTTCGCCTATTCGATGGAAGAGCTGAGCAATCTGGCAGCTGCCTGTGACCTTGAAGTCGTAGGAGAGCTTAGTCAAAAGGCAAGTCGAATTAACCCCTCCCATTATATCGGGACAGGTAAAATCGAGGAATTATCGGCACTTTTAGAAGCACACGATGCTCCTATTGTTATTTTTAACGACGAACTGTCACCTTCACAGATCCGCAATTTGGAGTCCGCACTGGACCGTCAGGTCATTGACCGGACCATTCTGATCTTGAATATTTTTGCGGAAAGAGCGAAGACCAAGGAAGCACAGTTGCAAGTTGAAGTAGCCAAGCTGCAATATATGCTGCCGCGCCTCACAGGTCTTCGTGAGTCGCTGGGCAGACAAGGTGGCGGAGCTGGACTTAAAAACAGAGGTGCGGGTGAAACCAAGCTAGAGCTGGACCGCAGAAGAATTGAAGAGCGGATCACTGCTTTACAGGTTGAACTGCAGCAACAAGTAGCAAGACGTCAAATCCAGCGGAAACAACGGCATAAAAATGAAGTTCCCGTCGTCTGCCTTGTAGGCTATACGAACACCGGAAAGTCCAGCTTAATGAATGTCATGGTAGAGACTTACCATCCAGGTTCCAATAAACAAGTATTCGCCAAGGATATGCTGTTCGCTACACTAGAGACATCGGTTCGCAGCATTGAGCTGCCTGATCACAAAACCTTTTTATTAACAGATACTGTCGGATTCGTCAGCCAGCTTCCCCATCATCTGGTCAAAGCGTTCCGCTCCACTCTTGAAGAGGTTACCGAAGCGGACTTATTGATTCACGTAGTCGATATTTCCGATCCGCAGCATCAACAGCATATGGCGGTTACGGATGAGACGCTTAAAGCACTCGGCGCTGACCAGATTCCAACGATCTATGCCTATAATAAGGCTGATCTGACTGATTTGCCTTACCCGCAAATTGAAGGTGACAATGTCTACCTTTCCGCCAAGCAAAATAGTGGAATGGCTGAACTTACCGCTCTGATCCGCAGCCATGTTTTTACGGACTATGTCCAGTGTGAGATTCTGGTTCCATTTGATCGGGGTAATGTAGTCTCATATTTCAACGAACATGCCCATGTTCAATCTACTAGCTATGAAGAAACAGGCACACGCCTTGAGCTGGAATGCAGAAAATCTGATTTCGAGAAATTCCGCAACGATTTTATTGAGCTATAA
- a CDS encoding DEAD/DEAH box helicase: MLAEPLSDAIAWRFLTAESQRLLEAGWQVLLPAWWEAASRKKPRLRAKISSGEDKRSGGESLFGLDSIIDFDWRISIGDADLTEAEFAELVARGERLVRFKGKWVSLDPALLAQIQRAMAGMDKSQGLSFQDVLQLHLLGAGEEADAEATEEQLQEDAARLRLEVELNEHLNSLIGQLGQRSEWPKPPVPASLKAELRTYQHEGFAWLTFLRRFGLGACLADDMGLGKTVQLIAYLLHIQENTDASSARRQTDPPGWPSLIICPTSVLGNWQKELQRFAPSLNVMLHYGSRRLDAGFFYGAASQADVVLTSYATAALDQELLKEFTWATICLDEAQNIKNAQTKQSAAVRSFPALHRVALTGTPIENRLSELWSIYDFITPGYLGSAKSFNDRFTNAIEKEHDAKRTADLQNLVKPFMLRRKKKDPNIQLDLPDKNEMKTYVHLTAEQAALYDQTVNGLLERMKKLEGIERKGAILGALTGLKQLCDHPMLVTKEAIPELDTDNKLDTSFLINRSSKLERLLDMVKELRAEDERCLIFTQYVGMGKMLQAVLQQELSEPVLYLNGSTSKQARDRMIERFQTPAPAAEDGSTRPDAPPSDQPNVFILSLKAGGVGLNLTAANHVFHFDRWWNPAVENQATDRAYRMGQTRDVQVHKFIALGTLEERIDEMLENKQQLSDNVISSSEGWITELSTEALKDLFTLRRDLND; encoded by the coding sequence GTGCTGGCCGAACCGCTCAGCGATGCCATCGCTTGGCGGTTCTTGACGGCCGAGAGCCAGCGGCTGCTGGAAGCAGGCTGGCAAGTGCTGCTGCCAGCGTGGTGGGAAGCCGCCAGCCGGAAAAAGCCGCGCCTGCGCGCAAAGATCAGCTCCGGCGAAGACAAACGCAGCGGCGGTGAGTCGCTGTTCGGTCTCGATTCGATCATCGATTTCGATTGGCGCATCTCCATCGGCGACGCGGATCTCACTGAAGCCGAATTTGCCGAGCTGGTCGCAAGAGGGGAGCGGCTCGTCCGCTTCAAGGGCAAATGGGTCTCACTCGATCCGGCTCTGCTGGCGCAGATCCAAAGAGCCATGGCGGGAATGGACAAGTCGCAAGGCTTGTCCTTCCAAGACGTGCTTCAGCTCCATTTGCTAGGAGCAGGTGAAGAGGCAGACGCTGAAGCTACGGAAGAGCAGCTGCAAGAGGATGCCGCGCGTCTGCGTCTGGAGGTAGAGCTGAACGAGCATTTGAACAGCCTTATCGGTCAGCTGGGCCAGCGCTCAGAATGGCCTAAGCCGCCCGTACCTGCAAGCCTTAAGGCGGAGCTGCGCACCTATCAGCATGAAGGATTCGCTTGGCTGACCTTTCTGCGCCGCTTTGGGCTGGGGGCCTGCCTAGCCGATGATATGGGACTAGGCAAAACAGTACAGCTCATCGCCTATCTGCTACACATCCAAGAGAACACGGATGCAAGCTCAGCCCGGCGGCAGACCGACCCACCAGGTTGGCCTTCATTGATCATCTGCCCGACCTCCGTGTTAGGCAATTGGCAGAAGGAGCTGCAACGCTTCGCGCCTTCGTTGAATGTTATGCTTCATTACGGAAGCCGCCGTCTGGACGCAGGATTCTTCTATGGCGCAGCTTCGCAAGCCGATGTGGTACTCACCTCTTATGCGACTGCCGCGCTTGACCAGGAGCTGTTGAAGGAATTCACTTGGGCGACGATCTGCCTGGATGAAGCTCAAAATATTAAAAATGCCCAAACCAAACAATCCGCTGCTGTACGTAGTTTTCCAGCACTACACCGGGTTGCCTTAACAGGGACGCCTATAGAGAACAGATTATCCGAGCTGTGGTCCATTTATGATTTTATAACCCCAGGTTATCTGGGCAGCGCCAAGTCTTTTAATGACCGATTCACGAATGCTATTGAGAAGGAACACGACGCGAAACGTACAGCGGACCTACAAAATCTAGTGAAACCTTTCATGCTGCGCCGCAAGAAAAAAGACCCTAATATACAGCTCGATCTACCTGATAAAAACGAAATGAAAACCTATGTTCATCTGACTGCCGAGCAAGCAGCGCTTTACGATCAGACCGTAAACGGACTCTTGGAACGGATGAAGAAGCTGGAAGGCATTGAGCGCAAAGGGGCAATTCTTGGAGCTCTGACCGGGCTTAAGCAGCTATGCGATCACCCGATGCTTGTAACAAAAGAGGCTATCCCTGAACTGGATACGGACAACAAGCTGGATACCAGCTTTCTTATTAACCGTTCCTCCAAACTCGAAAGACTGCTGGATATGGTCAAGGAGCTGCGCGCGGAAGACGAGCGCTGCCTGATTTTTACTCAATATGTGGGTATGGGAAAAATGCTTCAGGCGGTTCTCCAGCAGGAGCTGAGCGAACCTGTCCTTTATTTGAACGGAAGCACCTCCAAACAGGCGCGCGACCGTATGATCGAGCGGTTTCAGACACCAGCCCCTGCTGCGGAAGATGGGTCTACACGCCCAGACGCACCGCCGTCTGATCAGCCGAATGTATTCATCCTTTCACTCAAAGCTGGGGGTGTTGGCCTTAACTTAACTGCAGCTAATCACGTATTCCACTTCGACCGCTGGTGGAATCCAGCGGTGGAGAATCAGGCAACTGACCGCGCTTACCGCATGGGCCAGACTCGTGATGTCCAGGTGCATAAGTTCATCGCCCTGGGTACACTCGAAGAACGGATTGATGAAATGCTGGAGAATAAGCAGCAGCTCAGCGACAATGTGATCTCCAGCTCAGAAGGCTGGATTACCGAGCTGTCCACTGAGGCTCTGAAAGATCTCTTTACCTTGCGTAGAGACTTAAATGACTAG
- a CDS encoding SWIM zinc finger family protein — MQPTYAMDDTQWSKLIQNVAYYFDDLTLKRGFQYYKQNRVQPFTMTEPRKINALVEGREDYRVTIDLDGFTNCHCNCPVSGHCKHMAAVLLNYAEQQNRSVQVLANAKAASFLPKISSTATNASIGADATRQQQMKEMANRIAGGKITEWREYFEFCVSPLAHTTRNPEYVSRALSAINKFKPKMLPETEKLFTLHAHLFLLEKLAKPSAQSVGQAAYAPSLGYYTQVAVSELQEVITGLLKKTLPLSPEQEQDLWPYVIDTLSYLRREMLTESRDRSRDQPSFSLSYDLLWRNWIYPNIGGTKLYLNEIEQLQQAEGELGASLSQHAWLLAQSRMYYYLMDDQKAWDLLNKAAERPGLHPDELISFTSPLLDAGDWSRLVGWLAQIGPLLSSRLYNLNSYSTSWEEAVRHLPEAEPQMWDTLATMLPISGEVYEEKLITYEKWQTWMDYQLSIGKQPSEFRVKDLQPVEKNAPEVLLPFYHQAAERFVLDKNRHSYKAAVKLLKRLSKLYKKLKQEERWEEFLTAFAIRHSRLRALQEELRKGKLIP, encoded by the coding sequence ATGCAACCAACCTATGCTATGGATGATACGCAGTGGAGTAAGCTCATCCAAAATGTCGCCTATTATTTCGATGATCTTACCCTCAAGCGAGGGTTCCAATATTATAAACAAAATCGAGTGCAGCCGTTTACCATGACGGAGCCTCGTAAGATTAACGCTCTAGTTGAAGGTAGAGAGGATTACCGCGTCACCATTGATCTCGACGGCTTCACCAATTGTCATTGTAATTGTCCAGTATCAGGTCATTGCAAACATATGGCTGCTGTGCTGCTGAATTATGCCGAACAACAGAATAGATCTGTACAGGTTCTGGCCAACGCTAAAGCTGCATCCTTTTTGCCCAAAATATCAAGCACAGCAACAAATGCCTCTATTGGAGCCGATGCAACTCGTCAGCAGCAAATGAAAGAGATGGCCAACCGCATTGCTGGCGGAAAAATCACGGAGTGGCGGGAGTATTTTGAATTCTGTGTCTCCCCTTTAGCCCATACCACCCGAAATCCTGAATATGTGAGTCGGGCCTTGTCTGCAATCAATAAATTCAAACCGAAAATGCTTCCGGAAACGGAGAAGCTGTTCACTCTGCATGCTCATCTTTTCCTTTTGGAAAAGCTTGCTAAGCCTTCTGCGCAATCCGTCGGTCAGGCCGCTTACGCCCCTTCTCTTGGTTATTACACACAGGTAGCGGTCTCAGAGCTACAGGAAGTAATCACAGGTCTATTAAAAAAGACACTCCCGCTATCTCCCGAGCAAGAGCAGGATCTATGGCCGTATGTCATCGATACTTTATCTTATCTGCGGCGCGAGATGTTGACGGAGTCGCGGGATCGCTCACGGGATCAACCCTCTTTTTCTCTTAGCTATGATCTGCTGTGGAGAAACTGGATTTATCCGAATATAGGTGGAACTAAGCTTTACCTGAATGAAATCGAACAGCTGCAGCAAGCAGAGGGTGAATTAGGTGCTTCCCTTTCACAACATGCGTGGCTGTTAGCTCAGAGCCGTATGTATTACTATCTGATGGATGACCAGAAGGCTTGGGACTTATTGAATAAAGCGGCCGAGCGCCCGGGTCTCCATCCCGATGAGCTCATAAGCTTCACCTCTCCGCTGCTGGATGCAGGGGACTGGTCCCGTTTGGTGGGTTGGCTTGCTCAAATCGGTCCACTGCTGAGCAGCAGACTCTATAATCTCAATAGCTATTCAACCAGTTGGGAAGAAGCTGTTCGTCACCTGCCTGAAGCTGAGCCGCAAATGTGGGATACACTAGCCACCATGTTACCTATCTCTGGCGAAGTCTATGAAGAGAAGCTAATCACCTATGAGAAATGGCAGACCTGGATGGATTATCAGCTGTCCATCGGTAAACAGCCCTCCGAATTTCGTGTCAAAGACCTCCAACCGGTGGAAAAGAATGCGCCTGAGGTTCTGCTGCCCTTTTACCATCAGGCCGCCGAAAGATTTGTGCTGGATAAGAACAGACATAGCTACAAAGCGGCTGTGAAATTATTGAAACGATTATCCAAGCTGTATAAAAAGCTGAAACAAGAAGAACGCTGGGAAGAGTTCCTCACTGCCTTCGCCATTAGGCATAGCAGGCTCCGTGCGCTGCAAGAGGAGCTTCGGAAAGGAAAGCTAATACCATGA
- a CDS encoding Hsp20/alpha crystallin family protein gives MFDMVPFGKRRDDAFGMLAKSLNDVFNDDFFAPIKSSTMSFRTDIHESEQAYLIEAELPGLKKEEIDIDYASPYLTIKAVRKEENAEENNEHQILRRERRYGEYVRRFYVQDIAEEEIRASLKDGVLKLEVPKRQKMQGKRIEIQDGDSNSTGSQSE, from the coding sequence ATGTTTGATATGGTTCCTTTTGGTAAACGTAGAGATGATGCTTTTGGTATGCTGGCTAAGTCTTTGAATGATGTTTTTAATGATGATTTTTTTGCACCGATTAAGAGTTCCACGATGTCCTTCAGAACAGATATTCATGAGAGTGAGCAGGCTTACCTGATTGAAGCTGAACTTCCTGGTTTGAAAAAAGAAGAAATCGACATTGATTATGCCAGTCCTTATTTGACGATAAAAGCGGTACGTAAGGAAGAAAATGCCGAGGAGAACAATGAACATCAGATTTTACGCAGAGAACGCCGATATGGTGAATATGTGCGCAGATTCTATGTTCAAGATATTGCAGAGGAAGAAATTCGCGCGTCTTTGAAAGATGGAGTGCTGAAGCTGGAAGTTCCCAAACGGCAAAAAATGCAAGGTAAACGCATCGAGATTCAAGACGGAGATTCTAATTCTACCGGTTCGCAGTCTGAATAA